In Lepisosteus oculatus isolate fLepOcu1 chromosome 28, fLepOcu1.hap2, whole genome shotgun sequence, the following proteins share a genomic window:
- the hcrt gene encoding hypocretin neuropeptide precursor encodes MDRVPSTFSSRPEMGPSIAKKLRNSLLLALLFTLAGGSADVPDCCRRQTCSCRVYDLLHGLGNHAAGILTLGKRKPPGQGFQARLHQLLHGSGNHAAGILTMGRRGETDSGQPADRDAPGRASPNFRSVPTGSNSDVQRDFRLYEPLKLLQTDTATQRECLEPLLKLCLTKTATTSAPPDDNGVISYKISE; translated from the exons ATGGATCGTGTCCCCAGCACTTTCAGCTCACGCCCTGAAATGGGCCCCTCTATAGCCAAG aagctccGAAACTCCCTCCTGCTGGCGCTGCTCTTCACCCTCGCCGGCGGATCTGCGGACGTCCCGGACTGCTGCCGGCGGCAGACCTGCTCCTGTCGCGTCTACGACCTGCTGCACGGCCTGGGCAACCACGCCGCGGGCATCCTGACCCTCGGCAAGAGGAAACCCCCCGGCCAGGGCTTCCAAGCCCGGCTCCACCAGCTGCTCCACGGCTCCGGGAACCACGCCGCCGGCATCCTCACCAtgggcaggagaggggagacGGACAGCGGCCAGCCCGCGGACAGAGACGCCCCGGGGCGGGCGAGCCCGAACTTCCGGTCGGTTCCCACCGGATCAAACTCCGACGTCCAGCGTGACTTCAGGCTCTATGAGCCGCTGAAACTCCTGCAGACCGATACGGCCACGCAGAGGGAGTGCTTGGAGCCGCTTCTAAAACTCTGTCTTACCAAGACTGCAACTACTTCTGCTCCTCCTGATGATAACGGAGTTATAAGCTATAAAATATCAGAATGA